Proteins from a single region of Stappia sp. ES.058:
- a CDS encoding glycosyltransferase family 2 protein, whose protein sequence is MPDICVAICTCDRPNWLGDLLDGLARQETDLRFDVVVVDNGIRSARAVVLERAAAGALQITHARLRDRGLAAARNRSLSLACESGAPWIACLDDDEVPGSEWLSALHARALETGADLIFAPVQPEFETSPPRWAVAGGFFVKTGEIACSSNMMLRTAILPGDARNWYQPAFGVIGGEDREFLARLERGGAQVATAHQAVVREHIPAARLRLGYMFQRGLRDGYAEVTILRQAPGSPGSRAVAALGIAAKKFGFAHFHLAGAVMSRAHLASAVADTGTVCGIGMCLAGRSMRFYGAAGEGLPVDDDGAIAVSLDGPPPMSARPPPDASRVCVCLCTCDRLALLPALFAALEKQTLSGRLTVFVADNGRQPADAVVAACGGGALDLVYQRVREVGVSSARNAAMARAVDGGFEFLAFLDDDEVPETAWLEELLATALSERCDIVCGPVEPVFARPPPAWALAGRFFCKSGDTLCSSNLLLRTAALPRERNDWFDAEFGETGGGDREFLKRLVAGGARTAVARRAVVREHVPDARLALRYMFARGLRDGMTDVQILMRRKPSAWGVWLDASGIAVTKAGYGLNHLIWSTLRPGRLASALSDAGHVCGIVLRLFGRRVRLYGRGARPGAGGI, encoded by the coding sequence ATGCCTGACATCTGTGTTGCGATATGCACATGCGACCGGCCGAACTGGCTTGGCGACCTGCTCGACGGTCTTGCCCGGCAGGAAACCGACCTCCGGTTCGACGTCGTTGTCGTGGACAACGGGATCCGCAGCGCGCGCGCGGTGGTGCTGGAACGGGCTGCCGCCGGCGCGCTCCAGATCACCCATGCCCGGCTGCGCGACCGCGGTCTGGCGGCGGCCCGAAACCGGTCGCTGTCGCTCGCCTGCGAGAGCGGGGCGCCCTGGATCGCCTGTCTCGATGACGACGAGGTGCCCGGAAGCGAATGGCTGTCCGCGCTGCATGCCCGCGCTCTGGAAACCGGCGCCGACCTGATTTTCGCACCTGTCCAGCCCGAGTTCGAGACATCTCCGCCGCGCTGGGCCGTCGCCGGCGGGTTCTTTGTCAAGACGGGCGAGATCGCCTGCTCCAGCAACATGATGCTGCGAACTGCGATCCTGCCGGGGGATGCGCGCAACTGGTATCAGCCGGCATTCGGCGTGATCGGCGGCGAGGACCGGGAGTTTCTCGCACGGCTTGAACGTGGCGGCGCGCAGGTCGCGACGGCGCATCAGGCCGTGGTGCGCGAGCATATTCCCGCCGCCCGGCTGCGGCTTGGATACATGTTCCAACGCGGTCTCAGGGACGGATACGCCGAAGTGACGATACTGCGACAGGCGCCGGGATCGCCCGGATCGCGGGCCGTTGCGGCACTGGGAATCGCGGCGAAGAAGTTCGGTTTCGCGCACTTTCACCTCGCAGGCGCCGTCATGTCGCGCGCGCATCTGGCAAGCGCCGTTGCCGACACGGGAACGGTCTGCGGCATCGGCATGTGCCTTGCCGGACGCAGCATGCGCTTCTACGGCGCCGCGGGCGAGGGCCTGCCGGTTGACGACGACGGCGCGATCGCAGTGTCGTTGGACGGGCCGCCGCCCATGAGCGCCCGACCGCCTCCCGATGCCTCTCGCGTTTGCGTGTGCCTGTGCACCTGCGACCGGCTTGCGTTGTTGCCGGCCTTGTTCGCCGCGCTTGAAAAGCAGACCCTGTCCGGCCGGCTCACGGTGTTCGTTGCCGACAACGGCAGGCAACCGGCCGATGCGGTTGTGGCGGCGTGCGGCGGCGGCGCGCTCGACCTTGTCTACCAGCGGGTGCGGGAGGTCGGCGTCTCGTCGGCACGCAACGCGGCGATGGCGCGTGCCGTCGACGGCGGCTTCGAGTTCCTCGCGTTTCTCGACGATGACGAAGTACCGGAAACGGCATGGCTGGAAGAGCTGCTGGCGACGGCGCTTTCGGAACGTTGCGACATCGTCTGCGGGCCAGTCGAACCCGTGTTCGCGCGGCCGCCACCGGCCTGGGCGCTGGCGGGGCGGTTTTTCTGCAAGTCCGGCGACACGCTTTGCTCCAGCAACCTGTTGTTGCGGACCGCCGCATTGCCCCGGGAGCGGAACGACTGGTTCGATGCGGAGTTTGGAGAAACGGGTGGCGGCGACCGGGAATTCCTGAAACGGCTCGTTGCCGGCGGTGCCCGAACCGCCGTGGCCCGGCGCGCGGTCGTCCGCGAGCATGTGCCCGACGCGCGTCTTGCCCTGCGTTACATGTTCGCGCGTGGCCTGCGCGACGGAATGACCGATGTGCAGATCCTGATGCGCCGGAAACCGTCGGCTTGGGGTGTCTGGCTTGACGCATCGGGGATCGCGGTGACAAAGGCGGGCTACGGGTTGAACCACCTCATCTGGTCGACACTGCGTCCCGGGCGTCTCGCCAGCGCCTTGTCCGATGCCGGGCATGTCTGCGGGATTGTGCTCCGGCTGTTCGGCCGACGCGTGCGGCTCTACGGGCGAGGCGCTCGTCCAGGGGCCGGCGGGATCTGA
- a CDS encoding AsmA family protein, whose translation MKRVVVGLLSLFFILACVVLIVPLLLPKDAIRAELISRVEARTGWRLRLDGPVSLSLLPGFRMTAEDVGIAGAAGADGIEFARAAEIDFGLAWSGLFGGDIRLTHVNLDSPRILAEIARDGTTSWSPRRAFPVDRWTSATQAISESNGDAAPVASAPAQTGAPVAGSDEPFLARIGIDRLTIVDGEVVYDDKRSGLKHTVEAVNLTLRLPSLAGPLELDGSVGYRDLTVTVAGAVSSPLALSTGGTSAVDLTVSAADAQLTFEGDLAPSAESRLRVGARGEGLADLFAGLQMPLARDPGPYSLNSDVAISRESVEIGSLTLQLAGGEMRGHGTVQLDGPVPQIEADLTLADLGLSQVLTLAGRPEQARGTLGGEIALATSGADTAALLGALDVSGRLSLTGGGIDDLPVPSPIGDDPAARRIDDLALALDFAGLDGPVALSGGFVWRSETFRVDGGATPALLMAGLPAPVKVEIVGSRLSTGFEGALSPSGAIDGGVFLETADLRALAGWLGTPLPDGGGLRAFSFSGDLEAAPGLVRFSDAALRLDDIEGRGRGEIALGGVRPRVSATLALARLGLDPYLSGGAATASGGSGASGGDRVPGGGDGGWSRAPLDLAGLKAVDADLDLSAETISASGIEIGRSRLRVELTDGRLQAELAEMALYEGAGRATVVLDGSGSVPQLSVKGALEDVSARPFLSALADFDWIQGKVAASMDLAAQGASEADLVSALGGQARFDFSNGAILGLNIPKMVRGLTVDTLLGWSENPAQQTDFSVLAASFAVENGIATSSDLQMVGPLVRLSGAGTVDMPQKTLDWRLEPRVVADLGNTAPVPRDKGEARELDGLGVPVIVRGSWDRPRIYPDIKGILDNPQAALKQLESLGGGLFKGVSDSVPAGNLGEVAGEVANEALQRATGGNTEIDVQKVLDGEVDDKDVLDAVEQGFGLPSGFLGSFGLGQKKQEDQPPAQ comes from the coding sequence TTGAAACGGGTCGTCGTCGGGCTTTTGAGCCTCTTCTTCATCCTGGCCTGCGTGGTCCTGATCGTGCCGCTGCTGCTGCCGAAGGATGCCATTCGCGCCGAACTGATTTCACGCGTCGAGGCGCGGACCGGCTGGCGGCTCAGGCTCGACGGTCCGGTGAGCCTGTCGTTGCTGCCCGGATTTCGCATGACGGCGGAGGATGTCGGCATTGCCGGCGCCGCCGGTGCGGACGGCATCGAGTTCGCGCGCGCGGCCGAAATCGACTTCGGCCTCGCCTGGAGCGGCCTGTTCGGTGGCGACATCCGTCTGACTCACGTCAATCTCGACAGTCCCAGGATCCTCGCCGAGATCGCGCGCGACGGCACCACAAGCTGGTCGCCGCGCCGCGCCTTTCCCGTCGATCGCTGGACCTCCGCGACACAGGCAATCTCCGAAAGCAACGGTGACGCCGCGCCGGTTGCGTCCGCTCCGGCGCAGACCGGAGCGCCCGTTGCCGGGTCCGACGAGCCGTTTCTGGCGCGCATCGGGATCGACCGGCTGACGATCGTCGACGGCGAGGTGGTCTATGATGACAAGCGCAGCGGACTGAAGCACACGGTCGAGGCGGTAAACCTCACGTTGCGCCTGCCCTCGCTTGCCGGACCGCTTGAACTCGACGGGTCGGTCGGCTACCGCGACCTCACCGTGACTGTGGCGGGTGCGGTGTCATCGCCGCTGGCGCTCAGCACCGGCGGTACGAGTGCTGTCGATCTGACAGTGTCCGCCGCGGACGCGCAATTGACGTTTGAAGGCGACCTTGCGCCGTCGGCGGAAAGCCGGTTGCGGGTCGGGGCGCGCGGTGAGGGGCTTGCCGATCTCTTTGCCGGCTTGCAGATGCCGCTGGCGCGCGATCCCGGACCCTACAGTCTGAATTCCGATGTCGCGATTTCTCGCGAAAGCGTCGAGATCGGTTCGCTCACCCTGCAGCTTGCCGGTGGCGAGATGCGCGGACACGGCACGGTCCAACTCGATGGGCCCGTGCCGCAGATCGAGGCGGATCTGACGCTTGCCGATCTCGGCCTGTCGCAGGTGCTGACGCTTGCCGGCCGGCCGGAACAGGCGCGCGGCACGCTCGGCGGCGAGATCGCACTCGCCACGAGCGGCGCGGATACCGCCGCGCTTCTCGGCGCGCTCGACGTTTCCGGTCGCCTGTCCCTGACCGGTGGTGGCATCGACGATCTTCCGGTGCCGTCCCCTATCGGCGACGACCCGGCCGCACGGCGCATCGACGACCTTGCGCTGGCGCTCGATTTCGCCGGTCTCGACGGTCCTGTCGCCCTATCCGGCGGATTTGTCTGGCGCAGCGAGACGTTCCGCGTCGACGGCGGTGCGACGCCGGCCCTGCTGATGGCGGGTCTGCCGGCCCCGGTCAAGGTGGAGATCGTCGGCTCGCGGCTCAGTACCGGGTTCGAAGGCGCGCTTTCGCCGTCCGGCGCCATCGATGGCGGGGTCTTTCTGGAAACGGCCGATCTGCGCGCTCTCGCTGGCTGGCTCGGCACGCCGCTGCCTGACGGCGGCGGGCTCAGGGCGTTTTCCTTCTCCGGCGATCTGGAGGCGGCTCCCGGACTGGTGCGGTTCAGCGACGCCGCGCTGCGTCTCGACGATATCGAGGGGCGCGGGCGCGGCGAGATCGCGCTCGGCGGCGTGCGGCCGCGCGTGAGCGCGACACTGGCGCTGGCACGTCTTGGCCTCGACCCCTATCTCTCCGGCGGAGCCGCCACGGCGTCGGGCGGCAGTGGTGCTTCCGGCGGTGACAGGGTGCCCGGCGGCGGCGATGGCGGCTGGTCGCGCGCGCCGCTCGACCTTGCCGGTCTGAAGGCGGTGGATGCCGACCTCGATCTCAGCGCGGAGACGATTTCGGCAAGCGGTATCGAGATCGGCCGCAGCCGGTTGCGGGTCGAGCTGACGGACGGGCGCCTGCAGGCCGAGCTTGCCGAAATGGCGCTTTATGAGGGCGCGGGGCGGGCCACGGTGGTGCTCGACGGCTCCGGGTCCGTGCCGCAACTGAGCGTGAAGGGCGCACTTGAGGATGTGAGTGCGCGCCCCTTCCTGTCGGCACTGGCGGATTTCGACTGGATCCAGGGCAAGGTCGCCGCCTCGATGGATCTCGCCGCGCAAGGCGCAAGCGAGGCCGATCTTGTGTCGGCGCTGGGGGGGCAGGCGCGGTTCGATTTCTCCAATGGCGCGATCCTCGGGCTCAACATTCCCAAGATGGTACGTGGGCTGACCGTCGACACGCTGCTTGGCTGGTCGGAGAACCCGGCTCAGCAGACGGACTTCTCGGTGCTTGCCGCAAGCTTCGCGGTCGAGAACGGCATTGCAACCTCCAGCGACCTGCAAATGGTCGGACCGCTGGTGCGTCTCAGCGGTGCGGGCACCGTCGACATGCCGCAAAAGACACTGGACTGGCGGCTGGAGCCGCGCGTGGTCGCCGACCTCGGCAACACCGCGCCGGTGCCCCGCGACAAGGGCGAGGCGCGCGAGCTGGACGGTCTTGGCGTGCCGGTGATCGTGCGCGGCTCCTGGGACCGGCCGCGGATCTATCCTGACATCAAGGGCATTCTCGACAATCCGCAAGCCGCGCTGAAGCAGTTGGAAAGCCTCGGCGGCGGCCTGTTCAAAGGGGTGTCGGACAGCGTGCCGGCGGGAAACCTCGGCGAGGTTGCGGGCGAGGTCGCCAACGAGGCGCTGCAACGCGCGACCGGCGGCAACACGGAGATCGACGTGCAGAAGGTGCTGGACGGCGAGGTTGACGACAAGGACGTGCTCGACGCGGTGGAGCAGGGCTTCGGCCTGCCGTCGGGCTTCCTCGGGTCCTTCGGTCTTGGACAGAAGAAGCAAGAGGACCAGCCGCCGGCGCAATAG
- a CDS encoding TerB family tellurite resistance protein, which yields MFQALKSFLKNAVTGEDDKLTFAEDDHRLAAAALLVHIVSVDGVVDESERAALNDVLKHHYQLTPEMTADLIKAATRRDNEAVDLYGFTSVLKRSLEIEERLRILEMMWQLVYADGIVHEFEDNTIWRVAELLGISSRDRLALRRKVAGDSDAETDDDSPR from the coding sequence ATGTTTCAGGCCTTGAAGAGCTTTTTGAAAAACGCCGTGACCGGCGAGGACGACAAGCTTACGTTTGCCGAGGACGATCACCGTCTGGCGGCGGCGGCACTGCTGGTGCACATCGTGTCCGTCGACGGTGTCGTCGACGAGTCCGAACGCGCCGCGCTCAACGACGTTCTCAAGCACCATTACCAGCTGACGCCCGAGATGACCGCCGACCTGATCAAGGCGGCGACCCGCCGCGACAACGAGGCGGTCGACCTTTATGGCTTCACCTCCGTCTTGAAACGCAGTCTCGAGATCGAGGAACGGCTCAGGATCCTGGAAATGATGTGGCAGCTCGTCTATGCGGACGGCATCGTTCACGAGTTCGAGGACAACACCATCTGGCGTGTTGCCGAACTCCTCGGCATTTCGTCCCGCGACCGGCTGGCGTTGCGCCGCAAGGTCGCCGGCGATTCAGACGCGGAGACGGACGACGACAGCCCCCGATAG
- a CDS encoding glutamine amidotransferase, producing the protein MIIDPRQLQDRPKVLIVLHQETSTPGRVGQELIKRGFALDIRRPRFGDLLPHTLDDHEGAVIFGGPMSANDTDAFVHRETDWIDVPLREKKPFLGICLGAQMMARNLGARVTSHDDGLVEIGYYDLKPTETGNELMDWPTKVYQWHREGFELPSGAELLARGNAYPNQAMRYGPAAYGIQFHPELTYHMMVRWTTRAAPRMELPGARSRRDHFAGRYVFDPAVKAWLDAFLDHWIGHADDRAALTDAAQ; encoded by the coding sequence ATGATCATTGATCCCAGGCAGTTGCAGGACCGACCGAAGGTTCTGATCGTTCTTCATCAGGAAACCTCGACACCGGGCCGGGTCGGTCAGGAATTGATCAAGCGCGGCTTCGCCCTCGACATCCGCCGCCCCCGTTTCGGTGACCTGCTGCCGCACACGCTGGACGACCACGAGGGAGCGGTGATCTTCGGCGGTCCGATGAGCGCCAACGACACCGACGCCTTCGTTCACCGCGAGACGGACTGGATCGATGTCCCGCTGCGGGAGAAAAAGCCCTTCCTCGGGATCTGCCTTGGCGCGCAGATGATGGCGCGGAACCTCGGCGCACGCGTCACCAGCCATGACGACGGGCTGGTGGAGATCGGTTACTACGATCTCAAACCCACCGAGACCGGAAATGAACTGATGGACTGGCCGACCAAGGTCTATCAGTGGCACCGTGAGGGCTTCGAACTGCCGTCCGGCGCGGAGCTTCTGGCGCGCGGCAACGCCTATCCCAACCAGGCCATGCGCTATGGCCCGGCCGCCTATGGCATCCAGTTCCACCCCGAACTGACCTACCACATGATGGTGCGATGGACGACGCGGGCGGCGCCGCGCATGGAGCTCCCGGGCGCCCGTTCCAGGCGCGACCATTTCGCCGGCCGTTATGTCTTCGACCCCGCCGTCAAGGCGTGGCTCGATGCCTTCCTGGACCACTGGATCGGCCACGCCGACGACCGGGCGGCGCTCACAGACGCGGCCCAGTAG
- a CDS encoding uracil-xanthine permease family protein, with protein MAADHSIGTPEQLRDPDYTPPLAKALPLGIQHVLAMFVSNITPAIIVAGAAGFGFGTPGVFDLIYMIQMSLLFAGIATLFQTIGMGPVGARLPVVQGTSFAFLPIMIPLVAGKGVDAMAALMGGVIIGGLFHATLGTVIGRIRFALPPLVTGLVVLMIGLALVKVGIQYAAGGVPAMGKPEFGSALNWSVALVVVLVTLGLKFFTRGMWSVAAVLIGLLAGYVLAYGLGMVSFANVGRASWFMMPNPFHFGFAFDWAAVIGFALMGFVSAIETVGDISGIAKGGAGREATDREIVGATYADGLGTAMAGLFGGLPNTSFSQNVGLIAMTGVMSRHVVTFGAVFLIVCGLVPKIGAIISTVPIEVLGGGVIVMFGMVAAAGISMLADVAWNRRNMVIFAVSLSVGLGLQLVPEALQHVSPTLQILLTSGLLPAAGLAIILNLVLPDELSADQTDEISGGMSGHEK; from the coding sequence ATGGCTGCCGACCATTCGATCGGGACGCCGGAACAATTGCGGGATCCGGACTACACGCCGCCGCTGGCGAAAGCCCTTCCGCTGGGCATCCAGCATGTGCTGGCCATGTTCGTCAGCAACATCACGCCGGCGATTATCGTCGCCGGGGCCGCCGGCTTCGGGTTCGGCACGCCCGGGGTCTTCGATCTCATCTACATGATCCAGATGTCGCTGCTCTTCGCCGGCATCGCGACGCTGTTCCAGACCATCGGCATGGGGCCGGTGGGCGCGCGGCTTCCGGTGGTGCAGGGCACGAGTTTCGCCTTCCTGCCGATCATGATCCCGCTCGTCGCTGGCAAGGGCGTCGACGCGATGGCCGCGCTGATGGGCGGCGTGATCATCGGCGGTCTGTTTCATGCAACGCTCGGTACGGTGATCGGCCGCATCCGCTTCGCCCTGCCGCCGCTGGTGACCGGGCTTGTCGTGCTGATGATCGGTTTGGCGTTGGTCAAGGTCGGGATCCAGTATGCCGCCGGCGGGGTTCCGGCGATGGGCAAGCCCGAATTCGGCAGCGCGCTGAACTGGTCCGTCGCGCTGGTCGTGGTGCTGGTGACGCTCGGCCTGAAGTTCTTCACCCGCGGCATGTGGTCGGTCGCAGCCGTGCTGATCGGCCTCCTTGCCGGCTATGTGCTTGCCTATGGGCTCGGCATGGTCAGCTTCGCCAATGTCGGCCGCGCGTCCTGGTTCATGATGCCCAATCCGTTTCACTTCGGCTTTGCCTTCGACTGGGCGGCGGTGATCGGCTTCGCCCTTATGGGGTTCGTCTCGGCCATCGAGACGGTGGGCGACATTTCCGGTATCGCCAAGGGCGGCGCGGGCCGCGAGGCGACCGACCGGGAAATCGTCGGCGCGACCTATGCCGACGGCCTCGGCACGGCGATGGCCGGCCTGTTCGGTGGCCTGCCCAACACATCCTTCAGCCAGAACGTCGGCCTGATCGCCATGACCGGTGTGATGAGCCGGCATGTGGTCACTTTCGGCGCGGTCTTCCTGATCGTTTGCGGGCTGGTGCCCAAGATCGGCGCCATCATTTCGACGGTGCCGATCGAGGTGCTCGGCGGCGGCGTCATCGTCATGTTCGGCATGGTCGCGGCCGCGGGCATCTCGATGCTGGCGGATGTGGCCTGGAACCGGCGCAACATGGTGATCTTCGCCGTGTCGCTGTCGGTGGGGCTGGGGCTGCAACTGGTACCGGAAGCGCTTCAGCATGTCTCGCCGACCCTGCAGATCCTGCTGACCAGCGGCCTGTTGCCGGCTGCCGGTCTCGCGATCATCCTCAATCTGGTGTTGCCGGACGAGTTGAGCGCCGATCAGACGGACGAAATCTCCGGCGGGATGAGCGGCCACGAGAAGTGA
- the alc gene encoding allantoicase produces MTLATPDARPEFARTDINLASAGLGAKALSVTDDFFASVDRMLADDEAVFIADKYDDNGKWMDGWESRRRRGPGHDSAVVRLAARGRITGFDVDTAHFTGNYPPACRIEACAVEGDPDGSTVWSELVGMAALGPSAHHYFACDSDTAWTHVRLHIHPDGGVGRFRVYGRPQIDRASVGSGDVDLASALNGARVLAFSDAHYGAYHRLLAPGRGVNMGDGWETRRRREPGSDWIIIALGARGLIEHASIDTAFYKGNFPESFSLQAADLGDFASDLNDAVVTSSMFWDEVVARTRLTADAVHDIASGDVRSPEPVTHVRLNIYPDGGISRLRLYGRLV; encoded by the coding sequence ATGACACTCGCCACGCCGGACGCCCGTCCGGAGTTCGCCCGAACCGACATCAACCTCGCCTCCGCCGGCCTTGGCGCGAAGGCGCTGTCGGTGACCGATGATTTTTTCGCCAGCGTGGACCGCATGCTGGCCGACGATGAGGCCGTCTTCATTGCCGACAAATACGACGACAACGGCAAATGGATGGACGGCTGGGAATCGCGCCGCCGGCGCGGCCCCGGTCACGACAGCGCCGTGGTGCGGCTGGCGGCGCGCGGCCGCATCACGGGCTTCGATGTCGACACCGCCCACTTCACCGGCAACTACCCGCCCGCCTGTCGCATAGAGGCCTGCGCCGTCGAGGGCGATCCCGACGGTTCGACCGTGTGGAGCGAGCTTGTCGGCATGGCGGCGCTGGGTCCGAGCGCGCATCACTATTTCGCCTGTGACAGCGATACCGCCTGGACGCATGTGCGGCTTCACATCCACCCCGATGGCGGCGTCGGCCGGTTCCGGGTCTATGGCCGCCCGCAGATCGACCGTGCGTCGGTCGGGTCCGGCGACGTCGATCTCGCCTCCGCGCTCAACGGTGCGCGGGTGCTGGCGTTTTCCGATGCCCACTACGGCGCCTACCACCGCCTGCTCGCGCCGGGACGCGGCGTCAACATGGGCGACGGCTGGGAGACGCGCCGGCGCCGGGAGCCCGGTAGCGACTGGATCATCATTGCCCTCGGCGCGCGCGGGCTGATCGAGCACGCCAGCATCGACACCGCGTTCTACAAGGGCAACTTCCCGGAAAGCTTTTCGCTGCAGGCGGCCGATCTCGGTGATTTCGCCAGCGATCTGAACGATGCGGTGGTCACCTCGTCGATGTTCTGGGACGAGGTTGTCGCCCGCACAAGGCTGACCGCCGATGCCGTTCACGACATCGCCTCCGGCGATGTGCGCTCACCCGAACCGGTGACGCATGTGCGCCTCAACATCTATCCGGACGGCGGCATCAGCCGTCTCCGGCTTTACGGCCGGCTCGTCTGA
- a CDS encoding LysR family transcriptional regulator: protein MSYVNNLKVFVRVVELGSMSAAARDRRVSPAVVSSRIGELEKHLGVRLFNRTTRKLQPTEHGAIFYKGAVKILDTIEEAEAAVADVARNPRGSIFVAAPLGIGRRLIAPLIPEFKAAYPEVDVRLRLSDRKLDVMGEGLDIAFVLGTPPDSALRMRPVFDCARVLCAAPSYLAEHGMPESGRDLVGGHHKCLLLRFPGANEFQWSLDEPDGPVRYEISGPFESDDGDVLTDWALAGCGVVNKPLFEVIEHLRSGALVEVCAATPPPPVQLACLYPHKRLQDPKIRLFIDFVTQGCKVALDALLAETADAGTRR from the coding sequence ATGTCCTACGTGAACAATCTCAAGGTCTTCGTGCGGGTTGTCGAGCTTGGCAGCATGTCGGCGGCCGCGCGCGATCGCCGCGTCTCGCCGGCCGTGGTCTCCAGCCGGATCGGCGAACTGGAAAAGCATCTCGGGGTTCGGCTGTTCAACCGCACGACGCGCAAGCTGCAGCCGACGGAGCATGGCGCCATTTTCTACAAGGGGGCGGTCAAGATCCTGGACACGATCGAGGAGGCGGAGGCAGCGGTTGCCGATGTTGCGCGCAATCCGCGCGGCTCGATTTTCGTCGCCGCCCCGCTTGGCATCGGCCGGCGGCTGATCGCGCCGCTGATCCCGGAGTTCAAGGCGGCCTACCCGGAGGTCGACGTGCGGCTGCGCCTGTCGGACCGCAAGCTGGACGTCATGGGCGAGGGGCTGGACATTGCCTTCGTGCTCGGAACGCCGCCCGATTCCGCCTTGCGCATGCGGCCCGTGTTCGACTGTGCGCGGGTGCTGTGCGCGGCCCCCTCCTATCTGGCGGAACATGGCATGCCGGAGAGCGGACGCGATCTGGTCGGCGGCCACCACAAGTGCCTGCTGCTGCGCTTTCCCGGCGCCAACGAGTTTCAGTGGTCGCTCGACGAGCCTGACGGGCCGGTGCGTTACGAGATCTCGGGTCCGTTTGAATCCGACGACGGCGACGTGCTGACCGACTGGGCGCTGGCGGGCTGCGGTGTCGTCAACAAGCCGCTGTTCGAGGTGATCGAACATCTGCGCAGCGGCGCGCTCGTGGAGGTCTGTGCGGCGACCCCGCCGCCGCCGGTGCAACTCGCCTGCCTCTATCCGCACAAGCGCCTTCAGGACCCGAAAATCCGGCTCTTCATCGATTTCGTGACCCAGGGCTGCAAGGTCGCGCTGGATGCGCTTCTGGCGGAGACGGCGGATGCGGGGACACGCCGATAG
- a CDS encoding methyltransferase gives MPTLTEAEEISDIAFGYMGSKALFAALHFGVFTQLASAPAKINDLAAKTGLPGERCRTLLTALTALGLVEQDDGIYRNSPAAERFLVKGAKYDFGDYLRLQVGQQMYPLMDQIEPALSGDLPDDATASYADWFSDPEQARLYSESQHAGSLGPALGLARRVDLSSARTLLDVGGGTGAFAITLCQNFPELSATVVEFPNVAKLGRSFVDKAGLSERIAYRDGNALETEWPREQDAILMSYLLSGVPDHAHTGLIERAFDHLAPGGQLMVHDFVVDSDRAGPKNTALWQLQHTAFTPEARSIADDWLEKQMTTAGFENVSVEPLIPGMTKLALGTRPA, from the coding sequence ATGCCGACCCTTACGGAAGCGGAAGAAATCTCGGATATTGCTTTTGGCTACATGGGCTCGAAAGCATTGTTTGCTGCCCTTCACTTCGGTGTCTTCACGCAACTGGCCTCGGCACCGGCGAAGATCAACGACCTGGCCGCGAAGACCGGCCTACCGGGGGAACGCTGCCGCACGCTGCTGACGGCGCTGACCGCACTCGGCCTGGTCGAGCAGGACGACGGGATCTATCGCAATTCGCCCGCCGCCGAACGCTTTCTGGTCAAGGGCGCGAAGTATGACTTCGGCGATTATCTGCGCCTCCAGGTCGGCCAGCAGATGTATCCACTGATGGACCAGATCGAACCTGCGCTGTCGGGCGATCTGCCGGACGATGCCACCGCCTCCTATGCCGACTGGTTTTCCGATCCGGAGCAGGCACGGCTTTATTCCGAAAGCCAGCACGCCGGCTCGCTCGGTCCGGCCCTCGGGCTTGCCCGCCGCGTCGATCTGTCGAGCGCCCGCACACTGCTCGACGTCGGCGGCGGCACCGGCGCCTTCGCCATCACGCTGTGCCAGAATTTCCCGGAGTTGTCGGCGACCGTCGTCGAGTTTCCCAATGTCGCAAAGCTTGGCCGTTCTTTCGTCGACAAGGCCGGACTTTCGGAGCGCATCGCCTACCGCGATGGCAACGCGCTGGAAACCGAATGGCCGCGCGAGCAGGATGCGATCCTGATGTCCTATCTGCTCTCCGGCGTGCCCGATCATGCGCACACCGGCCTGATCGAGCGCGCCTTCGATCATCTCGCGCCGGGCGGTCAGTTGATGGTGCATGACTTCGTCGTCGACAGCGACCGCGCAGGTCCCAAGAACACCGCTCTTTGGCAGTTGCAGCACACGGCGTTCACCCCCGAAGCACGCTCCATCGCCGACGACTGGCTGGAAAAGCAGATGACGACCGCCGGATTTGAAAACGTCAGCGTCGAGCCGCTGATCCCGGGCATGACCAAGCTGGCGCTCGGCACCCGCCCCGCCTGA